In one window of Calypte anna isolate BGI_N300 chromosome 1, bCalAnn1_v1.p, whole genome shotgun sequence DNA:
- the RCBTB1 gene encoding RCC1 and BTB domain-containing protein 1 isoform X3, whose product MTHSSIMVDVGKWPIFTLLSPQEIASIRKACVFGTSANEAIYITHNDEVFVFGLNCSNCLGTGDNQSTIVPKKLEALCGKKISSLSYGSGPHVVLCTEDGEVYAWGHNGYSQLGNGTTNQGITPIQVCTNLLIKKVVEVACGSHHSMALSFDGDLYAWGYNNCGQVGSGSTANQPTPRRVSNCLQAKMVVGIACGQTSSMAVVNNGEVYGWGYNGNGQLGLGNNGNQLTPCRVAALHGVCVLQIACGYAHTLALTDEGLLYAWGANTYGQLGTGNKSNQLSPVQIMMEKERVVEIAACHSAHTSAAKTQSGQVYMWGQCRGQSVILPHLTHFACTDDVFACFATPAVMWRLLSVEHEDFLTVAESLKKEFDSPETSDLKFHVDGKYIHVHKVFLKIRCEHFRTMFQSYWNEDMKEVIEIDQFSYPVYRAFLEYLYTDSVDLPPEDAIGLLDLATSYCENRLKKLCQHIIKRGITVENAFSLLSAAVRYDAEVNY is encoded by the exons ATGACACACAGCAGCATCATGGTGGATGTAGGAAAGTGGCCAATATTTACTTTACTGTCACCTCAAGAAATAGCATCTATTCGGAAAGCTTGTGTGTTTGGTACATCAGCCAATGAAGCTATATACATAACGCACAATGATGAG gtatttgttTTTGGACTGAATTGCAGTAATTGTCTGGGAACTGGAGATAATCAGAGCACAATAGTACCAAAGAAATTAGAAGCCTTATGTGGAAAGAAGATTTCCAGTCTCAGTTATGGAAGTGGACCCCATGTTGTACTTTGCACTGAAG ATGGCGAAGTATATGCTTGGGGACACAATGGCTACAGCCAGCTTGGGAATGGCACAACAAATCAGGGCATTACTCCTATACAAGTTTGCACAAATCTGTTAATAAAGAAAGTGGTGGAAGTGGCTTGTGGCTCTCATCATTCCATGGCACTGTCATTTGATGGGGAT CTGTACGCTTGGGGCTATAATAACTGTGGTCAGGTTGGATCTGGATCTACAGCAAACCAGCCAACTCCACGCAGAGTTTCCAACTGTTTACAGGCAAAAATGGTTGTTGGCATTGCTTGTGGTCAGACCTCCTCCATGGCTGTTGTGAACAATGGTGAG GTTTATGGCTGGGGTTACAATGGTAATGGTCAGCTAGGTCTTGGGAACAATGGCAATCAACTAACACCATGCAGAGTGGCAGCATTGCATGGTGTGTGTGTACTCCAG ATTGCCTGTGGCTATGCGCACACACTAGCACTAACAGATGAGGGTTTGCTCTATGCCTGGGGAGCTAACACTTATGGGCAGCTGGGAACGGGCAATAAAAGTAACCAGCTAAGCCCAGTGCAGATcatgatggaaaaagaaag gGTTGTGGAGATTGCAGCCTGCCACTCTGCTCACACCTCAGCTGCCAAGACCCAGAGTGGGCAGGTGTACATGTGGGGCCAGTGCCGTGGGCAGTCAGTGATCCTTCCCCACCTCACTCACTTTGCCTGCACTGATGATGTCTTTGCTTGCTTTGCTACCCCTGCTGTTATGTGGCGCCTTCTGTCAGTAG AGCATGAAGACTTTTTAACTGTAGCAGAATCTCTGAAGAAAGAGTTTGACAGCCCAGAAACCTCAGACCTGAAGTTCCACGTGGATGGAAAATACATCCATGTGCACaaagtttttctgaaaatcag GTGTGAACACTTCAGAACCATGTTCCAGTCATATTGGAATGAGGATATGAAGGAAGTAATAGAAATAGACCAGTTTTCTTATCCTGTGTATCGTGCCTTTCTTGAATACTTGTACACAGACAGTGTTGACCTTCCACCTGAAGATGCAATAG